From the Marinomonas sp. THO17 genome, one window contains:
- a CDS encoding EAL domain-containing protein — protein sequence MFRSFQARLILFVLLLLAFAQLGTALAVLSSLKEDNYRQGVQSIDVSRNVFDLLLEARAEQLTKGVEILTSDFGFKQAVATKETATIRSVLENHGARINADVSLLLSPNGNVITMTREELITDNTISDLVLAARRSGGSSISTTIAFGDLAYQLVLVPVRSPNIVAWVGMAFLLDQSLAEEIKGVTGQDISFVYGTEDGSLLFGGTTLTANEGQKLLDEIQHPVEILQTPAFSNDEKYLTLSVDLGVKNQWGLIHLPYDPWKESYNFTRNQLLGIFAGALAFALFLGVALARNMTRPIGHLVDFATSIGKSVQQAELTAPKMTGEFGVLSNTMKAMQHSILMREEELTYRASHDMLTGLNNQGAVELYLQGALPAQEGGLLLLNIRRFRDINNMLGFDLGNILLGKVANRLQAWARQVEMIARLGDDKFLLIFSQNITAQDCSDLKEVMSDEFEIEQGSEIRIDVSIGVLPLQLATKNVNTAIRRLDIVAEKAKSESDAFAFYQQGEDESHQRQLTIIRDLPHALEDNQLFLVYQPKVSVETQDCHEAEALIRWIHPELGFIPPDEFIALLEHAGGIQALTKWVLNTVLAQLSEWWQQGHKIRVAINLSAHDLVDEELPLKVSLALEANQLPVDALAMEVTESAVMADRNKVISVLQELQKMGIHLAIDDFGTGQSSLAYLRDLPVNEVKIDRAFIQHIDTNEDDASIARTSINLSHSLGFVVTAEGAENQASTTLLRQFQCDKIQGYFYSKPLTSVEFFAWRAEFNNKSNGSV from the coding sequence GTGTTCAGGAGCTTTCAGGCGCGACTGATTTTATTTGTTTTGCTGTTATTGGCGTTTGCACAGTTGGGTACAGCATTGGCTGTGTTGTCGTCCTTAAAAGAAGATAATTATCGTCAGGGTGTTCAGTCCATTGACGTGTCTCGCAATGTCTTCGACCTGTTATTGGAAGCGCGTGCCGAGCAATTAACCAAAGGCGTGGAAATCCTCACTTCAGATTTTGGTTTTAAACAGGCTGTTGCGACTAAAGAAACTGCAACCATACGATCTGTTTTGGAAAATCATGGTGCGCGTATTAATGCCGACGTTTCTTTGTTGTTATCACCAAATGGTAATGTCATTACCATGACACGAGAGGAATTAATTACCGACAATACCATTTCCGATTTAGTCTTGGCGGCTCGACGTTCGGGTGGTTCGTCAATCAGCACCACCATTGCTTTTGGGGATTTGGCTTATCAATTGGTATTGGTTCCTGTTCGTTCTCCTAATATTGTGGCATGGGTTGGCATGGCGTTTTTATTGGATCAGTCCTTAGCTGAGGAGATTAAGGGTGTTACGGGCCAAGACATTAGCTTTGTTTATGGTACTGAAGACGGTTCTTTGCTGTTTGGCGGCACAACTCTTACGGCCAATGAAGGGCAAAAATTACTGGATGAAATCCAGCATCCAGTCGAAATATTACAAACCCCCGCCTTTTCTAATGATGAAAAGTATCTGACGCTTTCTGTTGATCTGGGAGTGAAAAATCAATGGGGTTTGATTCATTTACCTTATGATCCTTGGAAAGAGAGCTATAACTTTACGCGTAATCAGCTATTGGGCATTTTTGCTGGTGCCCTTGCGTTTGCCTTATTCCTCGGGGTCGCCTTGGCACGGAATATGACGCGTCCTATTGGTCATCTGGTTGATTTTGCTACCAGTATTGGTAAAAGCGTACAACAAGCTGAGTTGACTGCGCCCAAAATGACGGGTGAATTCGGGGTGCTATCGAACACCATGAAAGCCATGCAACATTCCATTTTAATGCGTGAAGAAGAGCTGACTTATCGGGCTTCCCACGACATGCTGACAGGCTTAAACAACCAAGGTGCGGTGGAGTTATATTTGCAAGGTGCTTTGCCTGCACAAGAAGGTGGGTTATTGCTGTTGAACATACGCCGCTTCCGCGACATTAATAATATGTTGGGGTTTGATCTGGGTAATATTTTACTGGGTAAAGTAGCCAATCGACTGCAAGCATGGGCTCGTCAAGTAGAGATGATAGCTCGCTTAGGGGATGATAAGTTTTTGCTTATTTTTTCTCAAAATATTACTGCTCAGGATTGCTCTGATCTGAAAGAGGTGATGAGTGATGAGTTCGAAATTGAGCAGGGCTCTGAAATTCGTATTGATGTCAGTATTGGCGTATTACCATTGCAACTGGCCACTAAAAACGTGAACACGGCGATCCGCCGTTTAGACATAGTGGCGGAAAAAGCGAAGTCAGAAAGCGATGCCTTTGCTTTTTATCAGCAAGGTGAAGACGAAAGTCATCAGCGCCAATTGACCATCATTCGAGATTTACCCCATGCTTTGGAAGACAATCAATTATTTTTGGTTTATCAGCCTAAGGTTTCTGTGGAAACACAGGATTGTCATGAAGCAGAAGCGTTAATTCGTTGGATTCACCCTGAATTAGGTTTTATACCGCCGGATGAATTTATTGCTTTATTGGAACATGCAGGTGGTATCCAAGCCTTAACAAAATGGGTGCTGAATACCGTACTAGCACAACTTAGTGAATGGTGGCAGCAAGGACACAAGATTCGCGTGGCGATTAATTTATCGGCGCATGATTTGGTAGATGAAGAATTACCGCTGAAGGTGTCACTTGCTTTAGAAGCGAATCAATTGCCAGTTGATGCCCTGGCTATGGAAGTGACTGAAAGTGCTGTGATGGCGGATCGAAATAAAGTTATCAGTGTGTTGCAAGAGTTACAAAAAATGGGCATTCATTTGGCCATTGATGATTTTGGTACGGGTCAGTCTTCGTTAGCCTATTTGCGTGATTTGCCGGTCAATGAGGTGAAAATAGATCGAGCCTTTATTCAGCATATTGATACCAACGAAGACGATGCTTCTATTGCGAGAACCAGTATTAATTTGTCCCATAGTCTAGGTTTTGTGGTTACCGCAGAGGGCGCTGAAAACCAAGCCAGTACGACACTGTTAAGGCAATTCCAGTGTGATAAGATACAAGGCTACTTTTACTCTAAGCCCTTAACTTCCGTCGAATTTTTTGCATGGCGAGCGGAGTTTAATAACAAGTCAAATGGATCAGTTTAA
- a CDS encoding PfkB family carbohydrate kinase, protein MKKQTQRVYNAIKADPLASQKALAERLNMTRESVASHIMQLTRQGHILGKGYLLAQQNAYVVIGGANVDINGNSAVTWLANDSNPGFINQSPGGVGRNIAENLARLGEKVHLIAPVGLDQRGDWLIEQTHASGVDIHHVLRHDHLPTGTYLAISNEHGQLQAAIADMRIVDTLEPQRLASKSSLLQSAQSIIVDANLSIDCLDWLSKEYFSAQFIADAVSATKAPKLLPLLNQLTLLKVNQDEARALLQSQQTDPQALAQELLKQGVKSVLLSLGSQGLLFADASGCYQQSCHPTSPVSDTGAGDALLAGYLTACEQFEDISKRLSFALACAAMTLESPHANHPELSVQKVTQWIQSL, encoded by the coding sequence ATGAAAAAACAAACGCAACGCGTTTATAACGCAATCAAGGCAGATCCTTTAGCCTCACAAAAAGCTCTGGCTGAGCGCCTTAATATGACTCGTGAATCTGTCGCCAGTCATATTATGCAACTGACTCGACAAGGTCACATTTTAGGTAAGGGTTATTTGCTGGCTCAACAAAATGCTTATGTGGTGATAGGCGGCGCTAACGTCGACATCAATGGCAACAGTGCTGTCACTTGGCTAGCAAATGACTCAAATCCCGGCTTTATCAACCAAAGTCCTGGCGGAGTAGGACGCAACATTGCTGAAAACTTAGCGCGTTTAGGCGAAAAAGTTCATTTAATTGCCCCAGTTGGATTAGATCAACGAGGTGATTGGCTAATCGAACAAACCCATGCAAGTGGTGTCGACATACATCATGTGTTGCGACATGACCATTTACCGACAGGGACCTATCTTGCTATCAGTAATGAACACGGCCAATTACAAGCAGCCATTGCTGATATGCGTATCGTAGACACATTAGAACCGCAGCGTTTAGCGTCTAAATCCTCATTATTACAAAGTGCACAAAGCATTATTGTCGACGCTAACCTATCAATAGATTGTCTTGACTGGTTGTCAAAAGAGTATTTTTCAGCACAGTTTATAGCTGATGCTGTCTCTGCCACAAAAGCGCCCAAGCTGTTACCACTGCTCAATCAATTAACCCTATTAAAAGTCAATCAAGACGAAGCGCGCGCCTTGTTGCAAAGTCAACAAACAGACCCACAAGCATTGGCACAAGAACTATTAAAACAAGGGGTAAAATCCGTATTACTCAGCCTAGGCAGTCAAGGACTACTATTCGCTGATGCTTCTGGTTGTTATCAACAAAGCTGTCATCCGACATCGCCAGTCAGCGATACCGGCGCAGGCGATGCGTTATTAGCAGGCTATCTAACCGCCTGTGAGCAATTTGAAGATATCAGTAAAAGACTTTCTTTTGCTTTGGCTTGTGCTGCCATGACACTGGAAAGCCCACATGCTAATCACCCTGAACTCAGTGTTCAGAAAGTCACCCAATGGATACAATCTCTATGA
- a CDS encoding pseudouridine-5'-phosphate glycosidase, with translation MNQYLDIHPEVAEAIASGKPVVALESTIISHGMPWPQNAETAKQVEQIIRDHGAVPATIAIIHGRLKAGLSSEEIDTLAKAGLSVTKCSRRDLPFVVAQKQHGATTVAATMIIAAMAGIRIFATGGIGGVHRGAQQSFDISADLQELAKTNVAVVCAGAKSILDLALTREYLETQGVPVLGYQTSRLPAFYTRESDQTVDYNMASPKEIAQFIKAKWDMQLQGGTVIANPIPEEFAMDKESIDTAITQALNEMEEQGVGGKESTPFLLARVAELTGGNSLASNIQLVFNNARLAAQIATEL, from the coding sequence ATGAATCAATATCTTGATATTCACCCAGAAGTCGCCGAGGCCATCGCGTCTGGCAAACCTGTTGTTGCTCTAGAAAGCACCATCATTTCCCATGGTATGCCTTGGCCTCAAAACGCAGAAACCGCTAAACAGGTAGAACAAATCATTCGTGATCATGGTGCCGTTCCTGCCACCATCGCCATCATTCACGGTCGCCTAAAAGCCGGGCTCAGCAGTGAGGAAATCGATACCTTAGCAAAAGCCGGTTTGTCAGTAACCAAATGCTCCCGTCGTGATCTACCTTTTGTGGTGGCCCAAAAACAACATGGCGCAACCACAGTGGCCGCTACCATGATCATTGCAGCCATGGCAGGCATACGCATATTTGCCACAGGTGGCATTGGCGGTGTTCACCGTGGCGCGCAACAAAGTTTCGACATTTCAGCAGACTTACAAGAACTGGCTAAAACCAATGTGGCGGTGGTTTGTGCTGGTGCCAAATCCATTTTGGATCTGGCCTTAACACGGGAATACCTAGAAACCCAAGGCGTTCCTGTTCTGGGTTACCAGACAAGCAGACTGCCAGCTTTTTATACTCGTGAGAGCGATCAAACCGTCGATTACAACATGGCATCCCCAAAAGAAATTGCTCAATTCATCAAAGCCAAATGGGATATGCAATTACAGGGGGGCACTGTGATAGCAAACCCCATTCCTGAAGAATTCGCTATGGATAAAGAGTCCATCGATACAGCAATTACTCAAGCTTTAAATGAAATGGAAGAACAAGGGGTGGGCGGCAAAGAATCCACGCCTTTCCTATTAGCTCGCGTTGCTGAGCTAACGGGTGGCAACAGTCTAGCCAGTAATATCCAGTTGGTATTTAATAACGCTCGTTTGGCAGCGCAAATTGCAACTGAGTTGTAA
- the rlmF gene encoding 23S rRNA (adenine(1618)-N(6))-methyltransferase RlmF, with protein MTHKAHSSKGKGNKKLELHPRNPHRARYDFALLADSCPELSHYIRLNKYGNESLDFADPLAVKTLNRALLNHFYGVAFWDIPEGFLCPPIPGRADYIHYLADLLADSNNGVIPRGKEIKVLDVGVGANCVYPIVGHQEYGWQFVGSDVNSIAVATASTIVKSNSCLKEAISIRQQANQEHIFDGVWQADERFDLTMCNPPFHTSESAMQQESQRKWRGLKGGKPAGSMANNKRLNFGGTAAELWCEGGEVGFISRMIRESQAVADQCFWFTSLVARHSNLERLKRELQKVGAKQVKVIEMAQGQKISRFIAWSFLGDDQIDYWRDFYWQH; from the coding sequence GTGACTCATAAAGCGCATTCAAGTAAAGGCAAAGGCAATAAAAAACTGGAATTGCATCCTCGTAATCCGCATAGAGCGCGTTATGACTTTGCTTTGCTCGCAGATTCTTGTCCTGAGTTATCTCATTACATCCGGTTAAATAAATATGGCAACGAGTCATTGGATTTTGCTGATCCTTTAGCGGTAAAAACCCTGAATCGTGCTCTGCTTAATCACTTTTATGGCGTGGCGTTTTGGGACATTCCAGAAGGTTTTTTATGTCCTCCGATCCCGGGCAGAGCGGATTATATCCACTATCTAGCGGATCTATTAGCGGACAGCAATAATGGTGTGATTCCTCGTGGTAAAGAGATCAAGGTTTTGGATGTGGGGGTGGGCGCAAATTGTGTTTATCCCATAGTCGGGCATCAAGAATATGGTTGGCAGTTTGTTGGCTCGGATGTTAATTCCATTGCGGTTGCCACTGCTTCAACCATAGTGAAATCCAATTCTTGCCTTAAAGAGGCGATCAGCATTCGTCAACAAGCGAATCAAGAACACATATTTGACGGAGTCTGGCAAGCCGATGAACGTTTTGATTTGACCATGTGTAACCCTCCTTTTCATACCAGTGAATCGGCTATGCAACAAGAGTCACAACGTAAATGGCGAGGTTTGAAAGGAGGCAAACCTGCTGGCAGTATGGCAAACAATAAGAGACTGAACTTTGGTGGTACGGCTGCCGAACTCTGGTGTGAAGGCGGTGAAGTAGGTTTTATCAGTCGTATGATTAGAGAAAGCCAAGCGGTGGCGGACCAGTGCTTCTGGTTTACTTCTTTGGTAGCGCGACACAGTAATTTGGAGCGACTGAAACGAGAGCTGCAAAAGGTTGGCGCAAAACAAGTGAAAGTAATTGAAATGGCACAAGGACAGAAAATTAGTCGATTTATCGCATGGAGTTTTCTTGGCGATGATCAAATAGATTATTGGCGAGATTTTTATTGGCAGCATTAA
- a CDS encoding LysR family transcriptional regulator — translation MLSNTLLQLDLKALTGFLYLLEERHVGRAAQRMSLSQSAMSRLLIRLREAFDDALFIRTASGMLPTNRALELEVPIKQMLEQMASLQMTPEFEPSTSRRVFSLLTTHYQAQAYVPAIAERFYQEAPLASLQTTTITETSLMRQTEHNGDLYLCSEYIEVPNTFKHTLFGREKFRCIMSAAHPLAKQDVISLDEYLSFQHVLVNMGGPMRVVSDSLLGDRAKERRFAFRTPYFMAALETVSRTNLLLSTSGLLPSRFQQSFGLVMKDLPFEFPDVKYYLCWPRSSSGDPAADWFRAMAKEVVQSLIPYPN, via the coding sequence ATGTTATCGAACACTTTGCTGCAATTAGACTTAAAAGCCTTAACGGGTTTTTTGTATTTATTGGAAGAGCGTCATGTTGGTCGTGCAGCTCAAAGGATGTCTTTGAGCCAATCTGCTATGAGCCGCTTGTTGATCAGACTAAGAGAAGCGTTTGATGATGCCTTGTTCATTCGAACTGCCAGTGGCATGTTGCCAACGAACAGAGCGTTAGAGTTGGAGGTACCCATCAAACAAATGCTCGAGCAAATGGCCAGTTTGCAAATGACACCGGAGTTTGAACCCAGTACCAGTCGTCGAGTGTTCAGTTTGTTGACCACCCATTATCAGGCTCAAGCTTATGTCCCTGCCATTGCTGAACGTTTTTATCAGGAAGCGCCCTTGGCTTCTTTGCAAACCACTACCATTACAGAAACCAGCTTAATGCGACAAACCGAACATAATGGCGACTTGTACTTGTGTAGTGAGTACATTGAAGTGCCAAATACCTTTAAGCACACTTTATTTGGTCGTGAGAAGTTCCGCTGTATTATGTCAGCCGCTCACCCATTGGCTAAGCAGGATGTAATAAGTCTCGATGAATATTTAAGCTTTCAACATGTATTGGTGAATATGGGTGGTCCAATGCGCGTGGTGAGTGATTCTTTATTGGGTGACCGAGCGAAAGAGCGACGCTTTGCTTTTCGAACGCCCTATTTTATGGCCGCCTTAGAAACCGTATCTCGCACCAACTTATTGCTCAGTACCAGTGGTTTATTACCCAGTCGCTTCCAGCAATCCTTTGGTTTGGTGATGAAGGATTTGCCCTTTGAGTTTCCTGACGTGAAATATTATTTGTGTTGGCCGAGAAGTTCTTCTGGTGATCCTGCAGCCGATTGGTTTCGAGCAATGGCAAAAGAGGTAGTGCAATCTCTTATACCTTATCCAAACTAG
- a CDS encoding DMT family transporter — translation MHLITLTRNAIIKESSNSSGKVAMLTSRQMFFYGLFFSSITVLFWGMLPIALKLSGDFSDPITLTWLRFSVAGIILGLWQWQKGKLGEFKSLSAKDWGRLLAAGSFLIINYTSFAWSLSYILPGSAQLSFQSAPLFLALGGLFFLKEKASWLQWLCFVGIGLGMITFFHPVLGESEQTNLLTGFIIVQISASAWSCYALLQKSLFLKLSPSNILLAIYLYATLVMMPFSSPTKLTSLNLEDTLLAAFCCLNTLIAYGAFAQAMRYWKTVQVSASVALTPVMSYILTEIIVSVGWWQESIQSSHADLLSLFGMLLVIVCAINVQMISAKGQLNSKPKGLFWRKIKS, via the coding sequence ATGCATTTGATAACACTAACAAGAAACGCCATCATAAAAGAATCTTCCAATTCTTCAGGGAAAGTGGCCATGCTGACTTCTCGTCAAATGTTTTTTTATGGATTGTTTTTCAGCAGTATTACCGTTTTATTTTGGGGTATGTTACCCATTGCCTTAAAACTGTCGGGGGATTTTTCCGACCCTATTACACTCACCTGGCTCAGGTTCAGTGTGGCGGGCATCATACTGGGATTATGGCAATGGCAGAAGGGCAAACTCGGTGAGTTTAAAAGCTTATCCGCAAAAGATTGGGGGCGATTGCTGGCTGCGGGCAGTTTTCTGATCATCAATTACACCAGCTTCGCATGGAGCTTATCTTACATCTTGCCAGGATCCGCACAGCTCAGCTTCCAAAGCGCGCCACTTTTTCTTGCCCTAGGTGGGCTTTTTTTCCTCAAAGAAAAAGCCAGTTGGCTACAGTGGTTGTGTTTTGTTGGCATTGGCTTAGGAATGATCACCTTTTTTCACCCAGTATTAGGTGAAAGCGAGCAGACAAACTTATTAACCGGCTTTATCATAGTGCAAATATCCGCTTCCGCTTGGTCTTGCTATGCTTTATTGCAAAAGTCACTGTTCCTAAAACTCTCGCCAAGTAATATTTTATTGGCCATTTATCTGTACGCTACTCTGGTAATGATGCCATTTTCATCACCAACTAAGCTAACCAGTCTGAACCTGGAAGACACCCTGCTCGCTGCCTTTTGCTGTTTAAACACGCTCATCGCTTACGGCGCTTTCGCGCAAGCCATGCGTTATTGGAAAACCGTGCAAGTCAGCGCTTCTGTGGCCCTTACCCCAGTCATGTCCTACATCTTAACGGAAATCATTGTGTCTGTTGGTTGGTGGCAAGAATCAATTCAAAGTTCCCATGCTGACCTGCTCAGCTTATTTGGCATGCTACTGGTGATTGTATGTGCCATAAATGTCCAAATGATCAGCGCTAAAGGACAGCTTAATTCTAAGCCGAAGGGTCTGTTTTGGCGAAAAATTAAATCATAA
- a CDS encoding DUF6164 family protein, with the protein MATLVFRLKYVPDEEANDIRQLLTDHQIDFYETSAGRWQISMAGIWVKDKEQASRAQQLIREDQIARSRDMQVPSALDYLIGCLQHARQNPIEALFTLLAIGLILSLSILPFMI; encoded by the coding sequence ATGGCCACCTTGGTGTTTCGATTAAAATACGTTCCCGACGAAGAGGCGAATGACATTCGTCAGTTATTGACGGATCATCAAATTGATTTTTATGAAACCAGTGCGGGGCGTTGGCAGATTTCCATGGCCGGCATCTGGGTAAAAGATAAAGAACAGGCTTCTCGTGCGCAGCAATTGATACGTGAGGATCAAATTGCACGCAGCCGTGATATGCAAGTGCCAAGCGCGTTGGATTACCTAATAGGATGTTTGCAACACGCTCGACAAAACCCCATCGAAGCCCTGTTTACACTGTTGGCAATTGGCTTAATTCTGAGCCTGTCTATCTTGCCTTTTATGATTTAA
- a CDS encoding EAL domain-containing protein, which yields MLKRLAALFPSSKQILALYAVGSFICSILLFALFLYFYLLRDVSLRSDQAYLALTKQMEMIFVELKHISKEAQLTCNEADIKRLRRATFYSPVFKEIGLFNANYQVYCTNLGPRDFSIFSSITDRIEASPTSRTVSLVKSHTLGDSTILIFYKGEHGIGVNGLAPPKNLGNFVNRWLPPGYAYELTLGRQMVVGNEADIHGSILDKQARRFDDLAMTLAVYLPERYYWQLLKELWPYILLSSVFVFLLFCLVRWSFLYYRRSLPQCIKRAILSDAMEVYFQPIIALDKTATHELEALIRWYSPYHGQVSPLSIVEISERLGLIDDLTWMVIRKVGNFYRDNPELLKDIRISVNVDRHSLIHEDFASNLADIMTEWPELKGRLGLEVTETTALNSIELPLMVSRFEHIKALDIRLSVDDFGTGYAGLDFLRRFPYDTLKLDQIFIASLKDDQFTRQVLTSVTRLAKELRMEVVAEGVEREDQLEAVRELGVERVQGYYFCRPLPADQVLDWLRKEQDKK from the coding sequence ATGCTTAAAAGGTTAGCGGCGCTGTTCCCTTCTAGTAAGCAGATACTGGCTTTATATGCAGTTGGTTCTTTTATCTGTTCAATTTTATTATTTGCACTGTTTTTATACTTTTACCTGCTAAGAGATGTTAGTTTGCGCTCTGATCAGGCGTATCTAGCATTGACTAAGCAAATGGAGATGATCTTTGTTGAGTTGAAACATATTTCAAAAGAAGCTCAGCTAACCTGTAATGAAGCAGACATTAAGCGTCTTAGAAGGGCAACCTTTTACTCACCTGTCTTTAAAGAAATAGGTTTGTTCAATGCGAATTACCAAGTCTATTGTACCAATCTTGGCCCTCGTGATTTCTCTATCTTCTCTAGTATTACTGATCGAATAGAGGCTAGCCCAACCAGTCGAACGGTTTCTTTAGTGAAATCCCATACTTTAGGCGACAGTACTATTTTGATCTTTTATAAAGGCGAGCATGGTATTGGCGTGAATGGTTTAGCGCCTCCTAAGAATTTGGGCAATTTTGTGAATCGATGGTTGCCACCGGGTTATGCCTATGAATTGACCTTAGGCAGACAAATGGTGGTTGGCAATGAAGCGGACATTCATGGTTCCATCTTAGATAAACAGGCTCGTCGCTTTGACGATTTGGCCATGACACTGGCAGTGTATTTGCCTGAACGCTATTACTGGCAGCTCCTTAAAGAATTGTGGCCTTACATTCTGTTATCAAGTGTTTTCGTGTTTTTGTTATTTTGCCTGGTGCGATGGAGTTTTCTATATTATCGGCGTTCATTACCCCAATGCATTAAGCGTGCGATTCTTAGTGATGCAATGGAGGTCTATTTTCAACCGATTATTGCACTGGATAAAACCGCCACGCATGAGTTAGAAGCATTAATACGCTGGTATTCTCCTTATCATGGTCAAGTATCGCCTTTGTCGATAGTGGAAATTTCAGAACGCTTGGGACTGATTGATGATTTAACCTGGATGGTGATTCGCAAGGTGGGTAACTTTTATCGTGATAATCCAGAATTGCTGAAAGACATTCGTATCTCGGTCAATGTGGACCGGCATAGTTTAATTCATGAGGATTTTGCATCTAATTTGGCTGACATCATGACAGAATGGCCTGAGCTTAAAGGACGTTTAGGGTTAGAAGTGACGGAAACCACGGCGTTAAATTCCATTGAATTGCCCTTGATGGTAAGTCGTTTTGAACACATTAAAGCCTTAGATATTCGTTTATCTGTGGATGATTTTGGTACGGGTTATGCTGGCTTGGACTTCTTACGTCGTTTTCCATATGACACCTTGAAGTTGGATCAAATTTTCATTGCCAGTTTGAAAGATGATCAATTTACTCGACAAGTACTCACCTCGGTAACCCGATTAGCCAAAGAGTTAAGAATGGAAGTGGTGGCAGAAGGGGTTGAGCGAGAAGATCAGTTGGAAGCTGTGCGAGAGTTGGGTGTCGAAAGAGTACAAGGTTACTATTTCTGTCGTCCTTTGCCAGCGGATCAAGTGCTAGACTGGTTACGCAAAGAGCAAGACAAAAAATAG